In the Oncorhynchus nerka isolate Pitt River linkage group LG2, Oner_Uvic_2.0, whole genome shotgun sequence genome, one interval contains:
- the si:ch211-161f7.2 gene encoding retinoic acid-induced protein 2, with protein MEDLCSEHVADLPQNGGSSGGGRGGGEGVRKVENTVTQLITSEASRISSPGQANQKPSLSHMVTIPASPTMVSPSAEAPEGVALKVAATVLQPLCLGDSPVMLPIHPLQQMAGGTPPQGIPPYLLTHQGPLSLGSLSQGPGLSLPLVLEQHVFQHLNTMGAMLQQTPPYPSLSFLQNNLLCHTQPQTSSMASLAFCQPPALDQKLPGPPAQDPGIHAILQNPAFAALIQDLFSAQTNPTSSSCHPAGSTPTDPFASASFPPSQPQPPPLSYPYSSPLAPLVPPATLLVPYPVIVPLPVPLPIPLPIPVPQSQESKGFSDPSKPACMVTKSTQTNYEEIVSPPPHGNIMTLYPPSSMASLSSVAMVPEGEVLDLSVKSPPIIQPKQEMAFQQHDDTVLDLSVASKQKRKERPSSRDWHTSSEGATTAWLPSPEGTTSVSLEVLKPAECTQKLHHHPSLLNGVTHVEFSRRRQWAVVDGGGSGNRPSSEPKSSSSSGSSNFEIFHTSQTAKVIVAVKDAIPTTAIFCGKIKSLSGLSSKSLSIKQHDSSGHTGALLHQCYGALPLTRGHHVVEQKDPNLPRNRQAIKLKKISSQEIHILPIKKQRLAAFCPRK; from the exons ATGGAGGATCTTTGCTCGGAGCATGTAGCTGACCTTCCTCAGAATGGGGGAagtagtggaggaggaagaggtggtggaGAGGGGGTCAGAAAGGTAGAGAACACTGTCACCCAGCTGATTACAAGCGAGGCCTCACGCATCAGCTCTCCTGGCCAGGCTAATCAGAAACCAAGCCTTTCACATATGGTAACTATCCCAGCGTCCCCCACCATGGTCAGTCCCAGCGCCGAGGCTCCAGAAGGGGTGGCTCTCAAGGTGGCTGCCACCGTGCTTCAGCCTCTCTGTCTGGGGGACAGTCCTGTGATGCtgcccatccaccccctccaacAGATGGCTGGAGGAACCCCTCCCCAGGGGATCCCTCCGTACCTCCTGACCCACCAGGGGCCTCTCTCCCTGGGCTCCCTCTCCCAAGGCCCtggtctctccctgcctctggtCCTGGAGCAGCATGTGTTCCAGCATCTGAACACCATGGGAGCGATGCTCCAGCAGACTCCCCCCTACCCTTCCCTGTCCTTCCTCCAGAACAATCTGCTGTGTCACACCCAGCCTCAGACCTCTTCCATGGCTTCGTTGGCCTTCTGCCAGCCTCCAGCCCTGGATCAGAAACTACCTGGACCTCCAGCCCAGGACCCAG gTATTCATGCCATCCTCCAGAACCCGGCATTCGCTGCCCTCATACAGGACCTGTTTTCTGCTCAGACCAACCCCACCTCCTCTTCCTGTCACCCAGCGGGGTCAACCCCAACTGACCCCTTTGCTTCAGCCTCGTTCCCCCCATCCCAACCccaacctccacccctctcctaccCCTACAGCTCCCCGCTAGCCCCCCTGGTACCCCCTGCCACCCTCCTGGTCCCCTACCCTGTCATTGTTCCTCTCCCTGTGCCtctacccatccctctccctatccccgtCCCACAGAGCCAGGAGTCCAAAGGATTCTCTGACCCCTctaaaccagcctgtatggtgACTAAAAGCACACAGACTAACTATGAGGAGATCGTCAGTCCTCCACCACACGGTAACATTATGACTCTTTACCCTCCATCGTCCAtggcctctctgtcctctgttgccATGGTCCCCGAGGGGGAGGTGCTTGACCTATCAGTGAAATCCCCTCCCATAATCCAACCAAAGCAGGAAATGGCATTTCAACAACACGATGACACTGTCCTCGACCTGTCTGTAGCTAGTAAACAGAAAAGAAAAGAGCGTCCTTCATCGCGGGACTGGCACACTTCTTCCGAGGGCGCTACTACAGCTTGGCTCCCTTCACCCGAGGGCACTACATCTGTTTCTCTGGAGGTCTTAAAGCCTGCGGAGTGCACTCAGAAGCTTCACCACCACCCGAGCCTGTTGAACGGTGTAACCCATGTAGAATTCAGTAGACGGCGTCAGTGGGCGGTTGTGGATGGAGGTGGGAGCGGTAATAGACCCAGCAGCGAGCCcaagagcagtagcagcagcggtAGCTCCAACTTTGAGATCTTTCACACCTCTCAAACAGCCAAAGTCATCGTGGCGGTCAAAGACGCAATCCCCACCACTGCCATCTTCTGTGGGAAGATCAAGTCTCTCTCAGGGCTGTCCAGTAAGAGCCTGTCTATTAAACAACACGACTCCTCCGGCCACACGGGGGCGCTGTTACATCAGTGTTACGGTGCTCTGCCTCTAACCAGAGGACACCATGTGGTGGAGCAGAAGGACCCTAACCTCCCCAGGAACAGACAGGCCATCAAACTGAAGAAGATCAGTTCACAGGAGATCCACATCCTACCCATCAAGAAGCAACGTCTGGCTGCCTTCTGCCCCAGGAAGTAG